Proteins encoded within one genomic window of Camelina sativa cultivar DH55 chromosome 19, Cs, whole genome shotgun sequence:
- the LOC104766705 gene encoding protein unc-50 homolog: protein MLPTTSRSRSSSSSSRANPMFLQYFRRIVKWQQMDVEYTFWQMLNLCTSPKVVYQHTKYHKQTKNQWARDDPAFIVICSLLLAVATVAYCATYDHSGSHAVVVVVSVLLSHFLITGAVIATCCWFLTNSYLREEAPNSHVVEQRVEWLYTFDVHCNSFFPMFVLLYVIHYFLSPLLITHGFIPLLLSNLLFMVGASYYHYLNFLGYDVLPFLERTTFFLYPIGVVIVLSPILILSGFNPSRYFMNMYFSQRI, encoded by the exons ATGTTGCCTACCACTTCCAGATCtcgttcttcatcttcttcatcccgaGCTAATCCAATGTTCCTTCAGTATTTTCGCCGTATCGTCAAG TGGCAGCAAATGGATGTTGAGTATACTTTCTGGCAAATGCTTAACCTTTGTACATCTCCCAAAGTTGT CTATCAACACACTAAGTATCACAAAC aaACTAAGAACCAATGGGCACGTGATGACCCTGCGTTTATTGTGATCTGTAGCCTACTTCTTGCTGTTGCAACTGTAGCCTATTGTGCCAC GTATGACCATAGTGGCTCTCATGCTGTCGTCGTAGTCGTTTCAGTTTTGCTCTCACATTTCTTAATCACCGGAGCAGTTATAGCTACATGCTGTTG GTTTTTGACAAACTCTTACCTTCGCGAGGAGGCTCCAAATAGTCATGTGGTGGAACAACGCGTTGAATG GCTGTATACATTTGATGTTCACTGCAACTCGTTCTTTCCAATGTTTGTGCTGCTCTACG TCATACATTATTTCTTATCACCACTCCTGATAACGCACGGATTCATCCCTTTACTGTTATCAAATCTGCTTTTCATGGTCGGGGCTTCGTACTACCATTATCTTAACTTCCTAGGATATGACG TACTTCCATTTTTGGAGCGAACAACATTCTTCCTCTACCCAATCGGGGTGGTGATTGTCCTGTCCCCTATTT TGATCTTAAGCGGATTCAACCCGTCAAGATACTTTATGAACATGTACTTCAGCCAAAGGATATAA
- the LOC104767992 gene encoding uncharacterized protein LOC104767992, producing MIASDHKPLVISIGAKRPRGRQSFMFDRRWVGKAGLMDAISSCWCGDPEQDFAGKIISCRREISRWRKTQVLYGRELIEDLKRQLEMAQADVLATPEVVSDLNGHLKEAYRDEESTEDVAICDTAVTYFEDLFSSICPVNFEEALREVNMVITEADNARLMAPATEAEFFEEGVFDKRLNQTHICLVPKVAKPTQLAELRPISLCKVGYKILSKVLCNRLKVILTGLISETQSAFVPGRLISDNILIAHEMFHELRTNNSCKGNFMAIKTDMSKAYDKVEWDFVAALLRKMGFAETWISWILFCVSSVEYKVLINGQTNIQIVQGRGLRQGDPLSPYLFILCTEVLIANIQKAEVDKRITGIKVAHKCPPITHLLFADHSLFFCKADKEECGVVLDILRQYEGVSGQQINFTKSSIQFGHTVDDRVRSEIQGVLGVTNLGGMGSYLGIPESLRGSKTKLTSAVAKFWWSSNGQSGSMHWIAWEKLCCSKQMSGLGFRNVDDFNTALLAKQLWRLIEVPDSLFARVFKGRYYRNFIPMDSIRSYSPSYGWRSIVSARSLVNKGLIKRVGSGDTISIWNDPWVPAQIPRPALSNDSFKDPTLRLTQFMDPQTNTWHRDRLIEHFDPMYVALIEAIPFSNLPMADSLGWHFTKSGKYTVKLGYETAHMGIPNTFQALGCGPEITPLLARIWRVQCPPKIKHFMWQVLTGSILVSVNLRRRGIDCDVGCMRCGADVETVNHAIFVCPPARQAWALANVHVGFQHFPTESIYANVDHFLGPMNSDSQIEVFPWLMWYIWKARNACVFENQTERPDDIVQVAQGEASSWLQAQVEDEGEDAIPSSVVPTSRLQGGSYPLLLVYSDYRCFVDGSWKETDAFAGAGWFCTSMQGSSPFLGANNYRRSLSPLHAEVEAFSWAMRCMIGHDFRDVVFFTDSLDLVKMVSFPHDWPTFATYLDGIKTDREKFSSFSLCHIPRNANVKADSLKQK from the exons ATGATTGCTTCAGATCATAAACCTCTCGTGATCAGCATTGGGGCAAAGAGGCCGCGAGGTCGTCAGTCTTTTATGTTTGATCGTCGCTGGGTAGGTAAGGCTGGTTTAATGGATGCGATCTCATCGTGTTGGTGTGGAGATCCGGAGCAGGATTTTGCAGGGAAAATTATTAGTTGTAGGCGGGAGATTTCTCGATGGCGTAAAACGCAGGTTCTGTATGGTCGGGAGTTGATTGAGGATCTTAAAAGGCAATTGGAGATGGCACAAGCTGATGTTTTGGCCACTCCAGAGGTTGTCTCGGACCTCAATGGCCACCTGAAAGAGGCTTATCGGGATGAGGAG TCTACTGAGGATGTTGCTATTTGCGATACGGCGGTAACATACTTCGAGGATCTGTTTTCCTCGATATGTCCGGTTAATTTTGAGGAAGCTCTACGGGAAGTCAACATGGTTATTACAGAGGCGGATAATGCCCGTTTGATGGCCCCTGCCACAGAGGCAGAG TTTTTTGAGGAGGGTGTTTTTGACAAACGGTTAAATCAAACGCATATTTGCCTTGTCCCAAAGGTGGCAAAACCGACCCAGTTGGCAGAGTTACGTCCTATCAGTTTGTGCAAAGTGGGATACAAGATCTTGTCAAAAGTTTTGTGTAACCGGCTTAAGGTGATATTAACTGGCCTAATCTCGGAAACTCAATCAGCGTTTGTACCTGGACGTTTGATCTCGGACAACATCCTCATAGCTCACGAGATGTTTCATGAGTTGCGAACTAATAATTCATGTAAAGGGAATTTTATGGCTATtaagacggatatgagtaaggcgtaTGATAAAGTTGAGTGGGATTTCGTGGCGGCGTTACTGCGGAAGATGGGGTTTGCGGAGACATGGATTTCATGGATTCTGTTTTGTGTCTCCTCGGTGGAGTACAAGGTCCTCATTAACGGACAAACTAATATTCAGATTGTCCAAGGTAGGGGCCTACGGCAGGGTGATCCGTTATCCCCttacttgtttattttatgtacCGAGGTTCTGATTGCAAATATTCAGAAGGCGGAGGTGGATAAGCGGATTACAGGCATAAAGGTGGCACACAAGTGCCCGCCAATAacacatttgttgtttgcggatCATAGTCTCTTCTTTTGTAAGGCGGATAAGGAAGAATGTGGTGTGGTTTTGGATATCCTCAGGCAATATGAGGGTGTTTCGGGGCAACAGATAAATTTTACGAAATCTTCGATTCAGTTTGGTCACACTGTGGATGACCGGGTCCGGTCGGAGATACAAGGGGTCCTTGGAGTAACAAATCTGGGTGGTATGGGGTCGTACTTAGGGATTCCGGAGAGTTTAAGAGGGTCAAAAACGAag CTTACTAGTGCAGTGGCGAAGTTTTGGTGGAGTTCTAATGGTCAGTCTGGGAGTATGCATTGGATCGCCTGGGAGAAGCTTTGTTGTAGCAAGCAGATGAGTGGTCTGGGTTTCaggaatgttgatgattttaacacgGCTTTGTTGGCTAAACAATTATGGCGACTGATTGAGGTTCCGGACTCTTTGTTCGCCAGGGTTTTCAAAGGTAGATATTACCGGAATTTCATTCCTATGGATTCGATACGGTCCTACTCTCCTTCCTATGGATGGCGGAGTATCGTATCTGCTCGATCTTTGGTTAACAAAGGGCTAATTAAACGGGTTGGCTCAGGAGACACCATTTCTATATGGAATGATCCCTGGGTTCCAGCTCAAATTCCAAGACCAGCTTTAAGTAACGATTCGTTTAAGGACCCAACTCTTCGTTTGACTCAGTTCATGGATCCTCAGACGAATACTTGGCATCGAGATCGGCTCATTGAGCATTTCGACCCTATGTATGTTGCCTTGATAGAGGCTATTCCCTTCAGTAATCTCCCGATGGCAGACTCCTTAGGGTGGCACTTTACAAAATCTGGTAAATATACGGTTAAGTTAGGGTATGAAACGGCACATATGGGTATTCCTAATACTTTCCAGGCTCTTGGGTGTGGCCCAGAGATTACCCCTCTTCTTGCTCGGATTTGGCGGGTTCAGtgtccaccaaaaattaaacatttcatGTGGCAAGTGTTAACGGGTAGTATTTTGGTGTCTGTTAATTTGAGACGACGGGGCATAGATTGTGATGTCGGATGCATGAGGTGTGGGGCGGATGTGGAGACCGTTAATCATGCTATTTTTGTGTGTCCGCCAGCCCGTCAGGCATGGGCTTTGGCCAATGTACATGTGGGGTTCCAACACTTTCCGACAGAATCTATTTATGCTAATGTGGATCATTTTCTGGGTCCTATGAATTCGGATTCCCAAATAGAGGTTTTCCCTTGGCTaatgtggtatatctggaaagcgCGGAATGCATGTGTGTTTGAGAATCAAACAGAACGCCCGGATGACATTGTGCAAGTAGCGCAAGGGGAAGCGTCCTCTTGGCTCCAAGCACAGGTGGAAGACGAGGGTGAGGATGCTATCCCCTCCTCTGTAGTTCCTACCTCTCGGTTACAAGGGGGTAGTTATCCCCTTTTACTGGTTTACTCCGATTATCGATGCTTTgtagatggctcttggaaagagACCGATGcttttgcaggtgcaggatggtTTTGTACTTCTATGCAAGGATCGTCACCTTTTCTAGGCGCTAACAATTATCGGCGTAGTCTATCCCCGTTAcatgcagaagtggaagctTTCAGCTGGGCGATGCGGTGTATGATTGGCCACGACTTTCGAGATGTGGTTTTCTTTACGGACAGCTTGGatctggtgaagatggtgtctttcCCTCATGACTGGCCGACCTTTGCAACATATTTGGATGGAATCAAGACGGATCGAgagaagttttcttctttttctttatgtcaTATTCCTCGTAATGCAAATGTTAAAGCGGATTCTTTG aaacaaaaataa
- the LOC104766703 gene encoding triacylglycerol lipase 1: MKWLLVAVLTALSTIFSSAVTQSHLLRGSPVNSLCADLIHPANYSCTEHTIETKDGYILALQRVASHGPRLEYGPPVLLQHGLFMAGDAWFLNSPKESLSFILADHGFDVWVGNVRGTRYSYGHVTLSESDKEFWDWSWQDLAMYDLAAMIQYLYSVSNSQIFLVGHSQGTLMSFAALTQPHVAEMVEAAALLCPISYLDHVTAPLVERMVFMHLDQMVVALGLHQINFRSDMLVKLVDSLCEGHMDCTDFLTSITGTNCCFNASKIEYYLDYEPHPSSVKNIRHLFQMIRKGTFAQYDYGYFKNLRTYGMSKPPEFKLSLIPGSLPMWMGYGGTDGLADVTDVEHTLAELPSRPELLYLENYGHIDFVLGASANEDVYKHMIQFFRARKMSTSW; the protein is encoded by the exons ATGAAATGGTTGCTCGTCGCCGTGTTGACCGCTTTATCAACGATCTTTTCCTCCGCCGTAACACAGTCTCATCTCCTCCGTGGATCTCCGGTCAATTCTCTATGCGCTGATCTCATTCATCCTGCTAATTACTCCTGCACCGAACACACT atTGAAACAAAGGATGGTTACATATTAGCACTTCAACGTGTGGCATCTCATGGCCCAAGACTTGAATATGGTCCACCTGTTCTGCTTCAGCATGGACTCTTTAtg gCTGGAGATGCGTGGTTCTTGAATTCACCAAAAGAGTCACTAAGTTTCATTCTTGCTGATCATGGGTTTGATGTATGGGTTGGTAATGTTCGTGGTACACGTTACAGTTATGGACATGTAACTTTATCTGAAAGTGATAAG GAATTTTGGGACTGGAGTTGGCAAGATTTGGCCATGTATGACTTGGCAGCAATGATTCAGTATCTGTATTCAGTCTCAAACTCCCAAATCTTCCTTGTTGGACATTCTCAG GGGACTCTCATGTCTTTTGCTGCTCTTACTCAGCCGCATGTCGCAGAAATGGTTGAAGCAGCAGCGTTGCTTTGTCCAATATCATATTTGGATCATGTCACAGCTCCACTTGTTGAAAGAATGGTTTTTATGCATCTTGATCAG ATGGTAGTTGCTCTTGGGCTGCATCAAATAAACTTTAGAAG TGATATGTTAGTTAAACTTGTTGACTCGTTATGTGAAGGGCATATGGATTGCACTGACTTCCTCACATCCAtaacag GGACGAATTGTTGTTTCAATGCCTCGAAGATAGAATACTATCTAGATTATGAGCCTCACCCATCATCTGTCAAGAATATTCGACACCTTTTCCAAA TGATTCGGAAGGGGACTTTTGCACAATACGACTACGGGTATTTCAAAAATCTCCGGACTTATGGGATGTCGAAACCTCCAGAATTTAAACTCAGCCTCATCCCGGGATCATTACCAATGTGGATGGGGTATGGTGGAACTGATGGTTTAGCAGATGTGACAGATGTGGAACATACTCTCGCCGAACTACCTTCCCGACCAGAGTTGCTATATCTTGAGAATTATGGTCACATTGACTTTGTGCTCGGCGCAAGTGCTAATGAAGATGTCTATAAGCACATGATTCAATTTTTCAGGGCAAGGAAAATGTCTACTAGTTGGTAA
- the LOC104766701 gene encoding uncharacterized protein LOC104766701, protein MACHKIFLVVSLMLAVSLVNAVEFSVIDNTGDSTGGRRFREEIGGVSYGEQSLRSATDFIWRLFQQNNPSDRRDTPKITLIMENSKDVAYSSQDQIHYNAGSLVDDSGDIRRGFTGVIYHEVVHSWQWNGGGRAPVGLIEGIADYVRLKAGYAPSHWVAPGGGDRWDEGYAVTARFLDYCNDLRNGFVAELNKKMRSDYNDGFFFDLLGKDVNQLWREYKANYGQ, encoded by the coding sequence atggCGTGTCACAAAATCTTCCTTGTAGTGTCTCTGATGCTCGCTGTCTCTTTGGTCAATGCAGTTGAGTTCTCAGTCATCGACAACACTGGCGACTCTACTGGAGGAAGGAGATTCAGGGAAGAGATCGGTGGAGTAAGCTATGGCGAACAATCACTGAGATCCGCGACGGACTTCATATGGCGTTTGTTCCAACAAAACAACCCTTCAGACAGAAGGGACACTCCAAAGATCACACTGATCATGGAGAACAGTAAAGACGTGGCATACAGCTCGCAAGACCAGATACACTACAACGCGGGATCCCTCGTGGATGACTCGGGAGATATAAGGAGGGGATTCACCGGGGTGATTTATCATGAGGTTGTCCATTCTTGGCAGTGGAACGGTGGGGGTCGGGCTCCCGTTGGGCTTATCGAAGGGATAGCGGATTACGTGAGGCTAAAAGCGGGTTACGCTCCAAGTCACTGGGTCGCGCCTGGTGGTGGAGATAGATGGGACGAAGGTTATGCCGTTACCGCGAGGTTCTTGGATTATTGTAATGACTTGAGGAATGGGTTTGTGGCCGAGCTGAACAAGAAGATGAGGAGTGACTACAATGACggcttcttctttgatttgctTGGGAAAGACGTAAATCAGCTCTGGAGAGAGTACAAAGCCAATTATGGTCAatga